The following nucleotide sequence is from Apium graveolens cultivar Ventura chromosome 4, ASM990537v1, whole genome shotgun sequence.
agataacaatggtcgtcctcttttctttcctgatttggtaatgataacatggatgttctggaagatattggtcatgttcacatgaacatcttcttaataaatcctcattttcttttgttgtttatctcaacagtcacctcaatgttgggatatctctcatacatggcgtctccctttctgggtatcaagccaccggtcttacacttcatattcttgaaggtcacttccttcatccaattttcctaatttcttacttccttgtctcctcagtctatccgcgtctcattatttatccttcgaattacctcaaggtttcctcgaatcctcccaacttacaggggataaaatatatgtatctcttattccttcaaccatcaattttaactcatggtgaatcaccctcatcctgacgattacatacctttctatttctattgctacgagtctttagggtttcctcatacccaactcccttatcattcctcaaagtctattgccgttatattcctttccacttcaatttctttttattttcctttctcttatcattatttcatgaaccaacacaacataagcatttatttcaaacatcccgtcattctgtattcatgcccttagaacgaatcttgacaacttttacaacttagattcacaattcatcatactcgtttgcctttgttctggctctaaagcttttacactatctccataaccttgggaagtactttcctgaaaataattgactgaacttaaatcagtttattataatctcttgctccgtgccttccttggcctttcaccggcgggtggcctctctcttaggagggtaagtgacaaaaatagtcttttgtgattcgtcaatcatttagaatctcaaatgattcctgtatttcctttagccaggctcttgcctcgactgggtcagcttgttccttagaactcagagagcttagcgactgaagggtcctgaaagaatttctcaccgcattgtttcctcggggtagtggttggggataatagtctaagtcctttttagacaggtccatgaattgtcgtataggggTGCCGTCTccggtctcctttccttactcgactttctgtttccttagtatgaaatgtttcatccttctcccatacttggggttatcttttaatttaaaatcctcatttccactccattatatcatgggttccttctatcttgatggcgacctccctgactatcacgttcagggtttgctctaaatcttattcctcaaactagctttcatctaagatttcatctttaggcccttgaacatttggaacccaaattctgtaggaatacctcattattcctttatcatctttctcggtattaatcttttatctaattgttggctctctaccttcattcatcactttttctggcacaatatgctcttttccaataattcggtctctattgcaatctcaaacagcttttcggtaccggctccggttaccttcacttctatttccaaaatctcttataaactctcccaaaggacattatcatcttgagtctctcctttttactaaggccatcagccaccacattggctttccccgaatgataaagaatctcccaatcattattcttgattagctctaactgcctcctctggcatatgttgagctctttctacgtgaaaatgtactagagcacttatggcttaggtaattctcgcacttccctccatacaagtagtgcctccaatctttagggtaaaactattgccacgagcctaagctcatgggcggggatatcgaatttcatattaccttaattgtcttgacgcagacgcgattatcttgctgtgctaagaagcaccctaattccttatgcgaagcgtcacttacaaatcacaaaatctcctttttccatccggcaatgccaacataggggccatcaccaatctttgcttcagttcttgaaagttgttctcgtatttctttgtccattcgaacttctcagtcttacgattaagccgcgttaaaggggctactatctttacaaacttgaacgaacctccggtagtgaccggccaatcctacctctggtagtcgacctaaccatggtcatcaattcatcagtggtcctttatccaatcttgtcaggatcctccatgggatcctcctcaacaactatcccttctaggacaacatcctcaaccgctacatcctcaatatcaacatcatccggtcctgcattaggacactctatcggatccacaatccgatctccaattagtaataaaacatcatcgcgctgttgctcctcaacctcagggttcggagtcccgctaccatatacgataacgaactacgctcctattacgatatttataagggttcccataagggttttaactgtcagtactacgttaggtagcccgactatgaacttggcaagagttcttattatctttgtgaacttattatcttaacgtcccatcatctctgaggtttataacgcttagctctgataccattctttaacacccccaaatccggggtcggggatccgggttgtcacgagttccatttcccttaataacacccaatcttaataaataatcaactactctgtactgtgaccccacaataaacacacaccacaagttatagtctcagagatgaacactcaaaaaataacacaagtccttatattccacaattataaaccgttacaccttaagaaggttctgaataaatttacatattccttgccattattacaattcatattatacataagtctggttcatcaatagttgaaaacctagcctattggtagctcctacctcagctacggcggcatcaacgctttcagaagactgcggaacgttttctaaccgcttgcgaatcgggagcttggtcctattcatcttttctatctgttgttgtgtgatgaaagaagaaagcaagggtgagcagcaagcccaccaaaataatatgtataatgattaacaatatatgagccttctcatagtactcatgaaagtcttggtcaaaagaaatgaaccaagtttgatatcttaatgcgatgaagtcgcaaaatattcagtatatatacatatatacttttcaaaatcttggaagtcctcttccatccataatatacacagagttccagtttataactgtatatataaaaaaatatcgttgcaaggtgatctcatatatctaaccttgtctcaacgtttttccgaaaatctttgtcattcataagacaatcattaactagatataagtttaaaagatgaagttacaagataccccaaaatacttatatctttcccaaatactacttgaactacccccgttcaagttataatcagtttcaaaggttcatcacatagatgagactacaagacaagatttgaatagattcaatctttgaatatcattataaataatgaagttacgaaatacttcattaagtcccgatatataaatatattcatatatatctcccatacatttcctgaaaacctctgtcatgtaaagtatgaacagagttgcaatatccaatgtatttggaaggaaaagaattttggcataaaccagatatcttgctgatcaggcaaagataccaataagtaaccttttctactagtagatggatgaatcccccaccggtcatcaccctggccacataaggaccttgtgctggatcgccacccggcctcttacgcgttgatggactgtcacccagccacttacacattgatagaccgtaccccggcctgtcgcttatgccgactcaattagatgggcttacttcccgaacattgggcaagtaatcaattcatttatcaaaacagcaaccttgttgcgaatataaaatacaccacagagccggatcccttagatttttgagcgagtattcaagtccccttaaaatggaagatcttgaatttggaaacaagttttgggatcctctctaccttttaaattcattttgaagactcgaaaacatttttaagaatgtttggagtaatgctgatttaataaaataaatcagtcccaatatgaaagaaatatctgaatattattatttaaataatattccataaagaataattgaggtagaagttggaaaacttatactagaatgaatagcaattaatcaaagatatacttatacgaaagtaatatctttacttgaatatcaaaagtaagtttgattatcgaacattattctttaataaaataaagaatattaataaatagtaagcggagtcataatacctcgaatgaatattataaacaatattcattaaataaaataaaggagtcatacatcctcaaatgaatatccaattaataatcattaataatataaactgagtcataagccctcgaatgaatattcgaaataatattcaaataataaaataaactgagtcataaccctcgaatgaatattcaaaatagtattcaattaataaaataaaagttatcgaataaaccttattcgattaatagtttggaaaactataaccatatatatataaaaatatatatattatactcgggaacatcgactcccggttttagaaatatgttcacctttgggtcccctatactaaggatatacgcaactactgcttatctctagcataggtattatgcaactataagcatcgaaatcaacagatatataaaccaagaatataaatcaggcatgcctatataccatatcatatgctacaatatatcgcaagaatttgctaataacaaatatgcatttatcgcaagatcatgcatatacacatatacatcaccacaacagtataacgggtagaaaacttgcctgagcgactgggggttacgaatggctcgggacgagtctggtaacctataagcaacaagtaagttggaattaaaccaaagtcacttgtaaatctatactctaaccaactcagactctaacgctcgtttgcgcttactgatttgcttaagtcacccgggtaccctcggctccaccatttttaataatttaacctttacgagtttttaagggcgattccttcgcgagtgtcttaccaactgcctaacacacttaccataaatgtttcatacattaattaacccttttcggtctttaacctatgtttcaaagtaaggcgaggggaaaagtttcgttcgcgaaacgccgttacttgaaacggtcgtttctcctaaaccgtgcatcggaatcgaacgaactacatatcaaacgaagctcgtcacatgagctatctaacatggcagtggtcataatctagcagggggttctcgggtcctaatgttatgcacaaaaacagtctacagaaaatcggacgttacgacgactatgtttacgcgatttcccaaatttaaaccaattcaaacaaccacaatttcaactccaattcacaacccaatcaaacctccatctaaactacattataacagcccccaatcaactcaatattaccaatttattcatctaaaccaagtcaaaaaaaatgaccaagaacttcaaatctaacaagcatcactcctaactccaaaaaTCAACAAAATCgcttactaaacaaagctctattatgagtacacactcattacactaacccatcatctaacattatgaaatccaaaccaacaaaacttaatactaagggtttgagaagttataccttccttggagagtggagaatcaagagaatggcttggaatcacccttaaagtccttatccaagcttaatctaaacaaaacttcaagaacacaaattttatttcttgaaaaacactattcaccatcttcttccatgatttatagaaaaagattggcttggaattagaagcttaaacttataggaagtatgtaactatccatggggaagcttagataattaccttgctaaatagtaagtggtggagcttggatcttcattttttaaggaatgggccgagagcatgaagaagaagaagagagatttttttgtgttttgccttgttttgcttttggttggttgatttttgttgtttgatttagtcaattaccttgttgcccttgaatttgtgtggttctcattcaaccacacctccttccttcccatgtcatgcctacatcactttgtgatgtcatcacccctcaTTTGTCCTCTTtatattggttggatgacatcatccccactaatccctttgattagcttttaattgtttgcctaatgaccgctgatctgttatacggttcgcttaactttcgttttcgtttatcgtttgagggatcatacccgggatcttattacttaggttccctttacctttctcaatatattgtattccttctatgatcctctcttataatccttaatttaaatcctttttatcctgttacctttttctcaattctttccgtatctagtggatttccgggaaaaatcaaagtgttcggaaattggattctgacgatctttacatacacttatataccacatagagtactaataatatcccagaagatcaataacagaacccctacatagtgtggcaggaaaagttttctcattcagcaaaaacactattcataagggtttcaaaaatttcccaaaattggggttattacaaatcgACTCACAAACGACGATCTACACGCtcgtaatcatcaaaacatcaaacaacaaccagaaaatcaaacccgagttcgcgattaaaaacccgaaaatataaactttcagttcgatcaatcaaacatcaaaaacacttacataatcgaaaactacagatcataagcttcaaacaagtacttacactaacgatttggactccggaatcacgatgaaaatcAGCTTTGATTCTGTTGCCatgttcttcaccaaaccctaaccctaattccttttctttttctttttattttttttcctgatttttaattgtaattaactgatttaattaataataattcaggtatttatatttatgaagataatacccctaagtaaaattaagggtctaattacactcctattaaaaatatttggccccaatttttataatttttgggtattattattgaatttttaaatgtccaataaatacaaaataaatactaaaaattcccaaaaattgtgaaaaatacaaaaatacaaagaaaaatgatatatgataattttatgatcatataaaaataaaaatataatttttgtggggtttttggtacccgaagggatccggaaaagtcgtttttcgcgaaaaaggtcaattggtaaaacgtctaaggattcagaatagcgatatggtatagggcatttttggcaaaatatggccaatgattttgtttgaaatacgggcttttaaaacatagttttgagctgtacaggttttgatataatatatataactgacgataaaacgttcaataaatatccaaaacacgtttggatcaaaacagccaacacataacacatagcagttagggtttaacaactTACACATTTAATTACatcataatacacataatttatcattattataatataataccagcgtaattcctcggtcgttacagcTGTTGTTTTCGAGCAGTATGCGTTATACAATGAATCATCCAAACCGTTTAgcacatagttccgacagataTAGTCGGTGTGCTTCCAGGCATCcgcagcatacacagtctgcatatcactctcagcagtgagcaatgGTACTTCCTCCTTAAGATATCGATCAAGGTTTAGAGTGATTAGATAAAACAACAACTTTTGCTGCCAGTGCTTGAAGTTCGATCCATTAAACTTCTCAGGTTTCTCAGCGTGTGTAGTAGGCACAACAGGATGAGTAGGCGCTACAGGATGCGTAGGCGCAACAGGTGGGACATTCGTAACAGGTGTCTGTACACTAATATTCTGTCCAAGAGGCACCTGGAACTGTCCAATGACAGTATGTCCTCGAGGCGTTCTTCCCcaaggcacatgtcccgaaggcacatgtccaaacGACCGGCTGAGCCCCATCAGGTACCAGTACCTGTGCGTTAGGGTTTAGCGGCGGTTGGTGATCCCCATCAGATGTTAtaatctgtgcgttgggatcaacCACATCGTTACCAGTCATATTGTTCACGTTCTCCATTAGTCTGTTAAACAAAAACACGCAAGACAGATTTGTCAGTCACAGATTAAACAAATATTAGGGCAAAATGACAAAATTTAGGCAAATAAGAAAGTATTTGGTTTCAAAATGTATCTAGCATTGGAATTGGAGTTGAAGTTTTGTTTCAGCATCAAAAGACACTTTTTGATGCCAAATTATAACAATAACTATAACTATTTTGCATCTTGCATTGGACTTGTTAATCGGGGGTGTCGAAAATGGTAGGCTTTGTTATAAGTTATGAACCCTTCTTAACCCTCCGATAAATCCCGCTCAACCCTCGTGATTAAAATATTTCCCAAACATGGGTTGTTAAAACTCACTCCAACCCGGCTTAACCCAACCCCCGTAACCCCCAATCCAAACAGGTCCTTAGTTTTTTCCTAAAAATTAGCCACGACTTATGCATCTTGTTTTATTTAAATTCCTTGTAATAGTTTTGGGTGATTAATTTGATGCAAATTTCCTTATTACTTAGTAATATATACAGCCGTGTTTAGACTTTGTTTCTCTCTGCTGTATGTCCGATAGATTTGGGACAACTCTTAATTCATCATTTAGAATAAAAAACAACAAACGCCTTGCTCCTTGTAAAGTTTGGATATATTAACAACACAGCTTGGCGCAAACTCGCATCCATCTTATTTATATAAACAGATAGTCTGATTTGGGACTAAACTTTATAAAGGACTAGGAAACTTTTGGATGCAGTCATTTTCTTAGGGCGACTAATATGATATAATCATGCATGTCCAGCATCCGATTTCTTCCAGAACTTAGCGCGAAGCCCTTCCGCAGGTATCAAGAATGGCGCATACTCAACTCCACTGTCTCCACTTTTGGGGATCGCCAATTCCCACCTGTCATATCAGCGATTTTCGCGAAGATTAATAATCAAGATTTTGCATTGCAAAATCCTGGAGTTATTGCAGAAGACAAAGCACTTGCATTACCTAAAATTTCTAACAAGATGATGAATCAGAATAAGCATCTCTAGTTTGGCAACCTCATTTCCAGGACAAGCATGCATTCCATTGCCAAATGGCATGTACGTGTTTGGCTTTTGTACTCCCTTTAATTAAAACCACAACATCATTAGATGTAAACAAATACTTCAATTCATTAGATTATCGAGGTGAGAGGAAAGCTCATTCGTTTACCTCAAATCTTGATGGATCAAATTTTTCTGGTTGAGGGAAAAATTCTGGATTGTGATGAATGTTTCTAAACAAAGGCAAGACCTTCCATCCTTTTGGTATTAGAAAACCTGCCAAATATAAGCCAATACTCACAGATAATCTGATATGTTGACTGTTGTTTAACTATATGCTTTGAGTAATACTAGGTGCACAAAAACGGTTACTGCGTTGTTCAGAAAATGACAGCGTTGTTCAGAAAATGACAATCTTATTAATGATAGATAGGTGTCCTGCCCCCATCATTTTGTGAACATTTGTGTAGTCATTTTTTGTGCACTTAGAATTACTCATATTTTTTTAGTGCTAGACATGTAGTGGATATGTGTGCAAGCGTCAACTTTCGTGTACTGTTAATGCATTTAGTTTGCCCTGTGGTGAAAATATCATTTTCACCTACTTGTACTAAAAATTTAAGTGCCAAGCACTGTTTGCTAATTGGAAACATGCATGTGGTGCTCACCATTGTATTCAACATCAACAACTGCTTCCCTGTAGGTGAAGGCTACAATGCTGGCCATCCTTAAACTCTCCGAGATCACctaatacacacacacacacataaccAAGATAAGAAATAAAGAAGTActattattaaaattaataagactattaattagATAAAAGATGTACCCTCTGAGTAAATGGCATATTCCTAGTATGAGCCCATGTAAGTGATGTTTGGGTTCCTCCTTCACTCGACACATACAAAGCCTCGTGCTCCCTCTGTAATTTGACATCATGCATCAGCGCAACACGTATATATACTATATAGATGGGAAACTTAATAACAAAGTGCGTGAAACTATGTATGTTGTATATGTAATGTTACCTCAACAGCTACTAGAATATCTGGATGATCACTAATGTACTTGATAATCCATGTGAGGACACTAGCGGTAGTATCTTGAGCAGCAAACAACACCCCAATGATATTATCCGCAATTTGAGTATCGCTCAAGACCTGTTCATCTTCATCTTTGTAGTTCAAAAAATAATTCAAAAGATTATTCTGTTCCCATTTCTTCTCTCTCGTCTCAGTAATTTTATCGTGGATCATCCCTTCGAGCCTCCTTCTTGCCTAAAAACATCACCATATACAATGCTTCATATTTAAAACTTGATACTATTGGCGAATTTGTGTATGTGTGTGAACTTACTAGTAGAGCCTTGCGAAATAGAGTCCCCGGGAGGTTGAAAGGAAAAGAGTTGTATCCTTTGTCCAGGATACGATAATTATACTTTAGCATGTGTTTATATTTAGCATCCAGCTCCCCAAAGATAGACAGAACAGCTACGTCAAAAGTGAACTGCATGTAGTACGTATTTAAGTCAAGTTTAGTCAGAAGCAGTGCAATTTATAGATGAGACAATAGTAAAGGTTAGAGATAATTATACCAAAGGATCCATTATGTAATGGAGATATTAAAGTATGGATAATTTGAGTGTAATTAAAACCAAATCTAAAGAACAAAAGAGTAACACATTTATACAAAAGGGATTACCATTTTGATGTGGTGGAAAGTATTGATCGTTGTGCCATTACACCAGGATTCTAATGTTGAAAGAGCGATAGACTCGATAGCTGGGATGAGGCTGCGGATAATATTCAAAGAGAGCGAGCTCTGAACCAATTTTCTAACCTGAGAATGGTAATTTCCCTGATGGAAAAAAATAGCTGAAGGTCCGATTAATGTTTCTTTGCTTTTGGGATAGCTTGGCTCGAACAAATCTGCATGTGTGACCAACACAAAC
It contains:
- the LOC141716861 gene encoding abscisic acid 8'-hydroxylase 4-like — encoded protein: MEGAYVFQSFLFILLAIFSYLLLNHKNKASKTDSKLPPGSLGWPYIGETLKLFSQNPSLFFDSRCQRYGEIFKTHILGYPCVMLASPEAARFVLVTHADLFEPSYPKSKETLIGPSAIFFHQGNYHSQVRKLVQSSLSLNIIRSLIPAIESIALSTLESWCNGTTINTFHHIKMFTFDVAVLSIFGELDAKYKHMLKYNYRILDKGYNSFPFNLPGTLFRKALLARRRLEGMIHDKITETREKKWEQNNLLNYFLNYKDEDEQVLSDTQIADNIIGVLFAAQDTTASVLTWIIKYISDHPDILVAVEREHEALYVSSEGGTQTSLTWAHTRNMPFTQRVISESLRMASIVAFTYREAVVDVEYNGFLIPKGWKVLPLFRNIHHNPEFFPQPEKFDPSRFEGVQKPNTYMPFGNGMHACPGNEVAKLEMLILIHHLVRNFRWELAIPKSGDSGVEYAPFLIPAEGLRAKFWKKSDAGHA